From Sporosarcina sp. Marseille-Q4943, the proteins below share one genomic window:
- a CDS encoding tRNA1(Val) (adenine(37)-N6)-methyltransferase, which yields MEDLLKEDERLDYLLAENLRIIQSPSVFSFSLDAVLLAKFAYVPIRSGKIVDLCAGNGAIPLFLSARTNADIIAVELQERLADMARRSVGYNGLDDRITILNDDVIGIARKIGFEKYDTVTCNPPYFPAIEASEKNLKEHVAIARHEIRLTLEQAVQSASELLKQGGKAAFVHRPGRLLDIVTAMRANRLEPKRIRFVYPKEGKEANTLLIEGIKDGKPDLRILPPLYVYGNDGQYTEEVRHLLYGQDE from the coding sequence TTGGAGGATTTATTGAAAGAAGACGAAAGGCTGGACTATTTACTAGCGGAAAACTTGCGAATCATTCAAAGCCCCTCTGTCTTTTCATTTTCGCTCGATGCCGTCCTGCTAGCAAAATTCGCGTATGTACCGATCCGTTCGGGTAAAATTGTCGATTTATGCGCAGGCAACGGGGCAATCCCGCTTTTTCTAAGTGCACGGACAAATGCTGACATTATTGCGGTTGAACTGCAGGAGAGGCTTGCGGATATGGCACGAAGAAGTGTCGGTTATAATGGATTAGATGATCGGATAACAATTTTGAATGACGATGTGATCGGAATTGCTAGGAAAATCGGCTTTGAAAAATATGACACAGTCACTTGCAATCCGCCCTATTTCCCCGCTATCGAAGCGAGTGAGAAAAACTTGAAGGAGCATGTCGCGATTGCAAGGCATGAAATCCGACTAACGCTTGAACAAGCCGTACAGTCCGCCAGTGAGCTGCTGAAGCAAGGCGGGAAAGCGGCATTCGTCCATCGGCCCGGCAGGCTGCTAGATATTGTGACGGCAATGCGTGCGAACAGGCTTGAACCGAAAAGGATCCGTTTCGTATACCCGAAGGAAGGCAAAGAGGCAAACACATTATTAATTGAAGGAATAAAGGACGGCAAGCCGGATTTGAGAATACTGCCGCCTCTCTACGTATATGGCAATGACGGGCAGTATACCGAAGAAGTGAGGCATTTATTATATGGACAAGACGAATGA
- a CDS encoding GIY-YIG nuclease family protein, protein MDKTNEHLFYVLECNDGSYYAGYTNDLEKRIRTHNEGKGAKYTRSKLPVRLIYKESYETKRAAMQAEYQFKQLTRLAKERYMRKGQSMNEITEKR, encoded by the coding sequence ATGGACAAGACGAATGAGCATCTGTTCTATGTCCTAGAATGCAATGACGGCTCCTACTATGCGGGCTATACAAATGATTTGGAAAAGCGAATCCGTACCCATAATGAAGGAAAGGGCGCAAAATATACGCGTTCTAAGCTTCCGGTTCGTCTCATCTACAAGGAAAGCTATGAAACGAAGCGGGCCGCGATGCAGGCTGAATATCAGTTCAAGCAATTGACACGGTTGGCAAAGGAACGTTATATGAGGAAGGGGCAAAGTATGAATGAAATCACAGAAAAGCGTTGA
- the rsmI gene encoding 16S rRNA (cytidine(1402)-2'-O)-methyltransferase, which translates to MKSQKSVEAGSAKLFLVGTPIGNLEDMTFRAIRILQEADMIAAEDTRNTIKLCNHFDIKTPLMSYHEHNIEKGGEKILSLLAEGKTVALVSDAGMPCISDPGNDIAMKAIEEGFDVVPVPGANAAISALVASGLQTQPFSFFGFLSRQKKERNEQLRKLKQKEETLLLYEAPHRLKETVKALAETFGGSRQVVLARELTKRYEEFLRGTLEEALSWVESNEIRGEFCIVIAGNEDMEEETEKWWNDISIDSHVEMVIEKEGVSSKEAIKVVAAERGMSKRDVYQEYHVNRNS; encoded by the coding sequence ATGAAATCACAGAAAAGCGTTGAAGCAGGTTCCGCAAAGCTATTTCTTGTCGGAACGCCGATCGGCAATTTGGAGGACATGACATTCCGTGCGATCCGTATCTTGCAGGAAGCGGATATGATAGCTGCGGAAGATACGAGGAACACGATCAAGCTTTGCAACCACTTCGATATAAAAACACCTCTCATGAGCTACCATGAGCATAATATCGAGAAAGGCGGGGAGAAAATCCTGTCTTTATTGGCGGAAGGGAAGACGGTCGCCTTGGTGAGTGATGCCGGGATGCCATGCATTTCAGATCCGGGGAATGATATTGCTATGAAAGCGATTGAAGAAGGTTTCGATGTCGTTCCGGTCCCCGGAGCTAACGCTGCCATCAGTGCATTGGTCGCTTCCGGACTTCAGACGCAGCCGTTTTCCTTCTTCGGATTCCTATCGAGGCAGAAAAAGGAACGCAACGAGCAATTACGGAAGCTCAAGCAAAAGGAGGAGACATTGCTTCTGTATGAAGCTCCCCATCGTCTGAAGGAAACGGTCAAGGCTCTGGCGGAAACATTTGGCGGATCCCGTCAAGTCGTGTTGGCTAGGGAGTTGACGAAACGGTATGAGGAGTTCCTCCGGGGAACGCTTGAGGAAGCCCTTTCTTGGGTGGAATCAAATGAAATTAGAGGGGAATTTTGTATCGTCATAGCAGGGAATGAGGATATGGAAGAAGAGACTGAAAAATGGTGGAATGATATAAGCATCGATTCTCATGTAGAGATGGTGATCGAGAAGGAAGGCGTTTCATCGAAGGAAGCAATCAAGGTAGTGGCGGCGGAAAGAGGAATGTCCAAAAGGGATGTCTACCAGGAGTACCATGTGAATAGGAATTCATAA
- a CDS encoding AbrB/MazE/SpoVT family DNA-binding domain-containing protein has translation MKSTGIVRKVDELGRVVIPIELRRTLGIEQKDALEIYVDDDKIILKKYMPNMTCSITGEVSDNNLQLIDGKLILSQDGARQLIKEIEEKIK, from the coding sequence ATGAAATCTACAGGAATCGTTAGAAAAGTCGACGAACTTGGCCGTGTTGTCATTCCAATCGAGCTTCGTCGTACCCTAGGAATTGAGCAGAAAGATGCTTTAGAAATCTATGTCGATGATGACAAAATTATCTTGAAGAAATACATGCCAAATATGACTTGTTCCATCACAGGTGAAGTGTCCGACAATAACTTGCAACTTATTGATGGAAAGCTGATTTTAAGCCAAGATGGTGCTAGACAACTCATTAAAGAGATCGAAGAGAAGATAAAATAA
- the metG gene encoding methionine--tRNA ligase: MAEQRKTFYITTPIYYPSGKFHIGTAYTTVASDAMARYKRLRGYDVHFLTGMDEHGQKIQEKAEEEGLPPQQYVDQIADIAIDLWKTMDISYDDLIRTTEERHKAAVEKIFKKFLDNGDIYKGEYEGWKCVPCESYFTEAQLEDGNCPDCHRPVERVSEESYFFNMQKYADRLLQFYNDNPNFIEPESRKNEMINNFIKPGLEDLSVSRMSFDWGIKVPGDPKHVIYVWVDALTNYITALGYGSDDESLFKKYWPADVHVVGKDIVRFHTIYWPIFLMALDLPLPKKVFAHGFIMMKDGKMSKSKGNVVYPEMLVERYGLDATRYFLLRELPFGQDGTFSPESFVERTNYDLANDLGNLLNRTVSMINKYFAGVIPTEGLEPTEFDSVLRDFTANAIEKYEASMEKMQFSVVLSELWTIISRTNKYIDETSPWVLAKDESDKGKLASVMAHLAASLRQIAVLLQPFMTKAPIQIIEQLGLDKTMLAWDTLGNFEAIPEGTKVVEKGIPIFPRLDPEVEIVYIRDQMAITAPQEKQEEEPVKAEEETEEITIDDFMKVDLRVATVTAYEKMPKADKLLKLQVDLGYEQRQVVSGIAEHYEPEALIGEKVIVVANLKPVKLRGELSQGMILAGKSNGVLKLATVDPTLENGAQVK, encoded by the coding sequence GTGGCTGAACAACGAAAAACTTTTTATATTACGACTCCTATTTATTACCCGAGCGGGAAATTTCATATAGGAACTGCTTACACGACCGTTGCTTCGGATGCGATGGCCCGCTATAAAAGATTGCGTGGATATGACGTGCACTTCCTAACAGGAATGGACGAGCACGGACAGAAAATCCAGGAGAAGGCAGAAGAAGAAGGTCTTCCGCCGCAGCAATACGTAGATCAAATCGCGGATATCGCGATCGATTTATGGAAAACGATGGACATCTCTTATGATGACCTCATTAGAACGACGGAGGAACGCCACAAAGCGGCCGTCGAAAAGATTTTCAAAAAATTCCTCGATAATGGCGACATTTACAAAGGCGAGTATGAAGGCTGGAAATGTGTCCCATGTGAATCCTATTTCACAGAGGCTCAGCTTGAAGATGGCAATTGTCCGGACTGTCATCGCCCAGTGGAAAGGGTTTCAGAGGAGTCATACTTCTTCAATATGCAAAAGTACGCAGACAGGCTTCTGCAATTTTATAATGACAACCCGAATTTCATCGAACCGGAATCCCGTAAAAATGAGATGATCAATAACTTCATCAAACCGGGGCTTGAAGACTTATCCGTATCCCGTATGTCATTCGACTGGGGCATTAAAGTACCTGGAGATCCGAAACATGTCATTTACGTGTGGGTCGATGCATTGACGAACTATATTACGGCACTCGGGTACGGTTCCGATGATGAATCGTTATTTAAGAAATACTGGCCGGCAGACGTGCATGTCGTCGGGAAGGATATCGTCCGCTTCCATACGATTTATTGGCCGATTTTCCTCATGGCGCTTGATCTGCCATTGCCGAAAAAAGTTTTCGCCCACGGCTTCATCATGATGAAAGACGGTAAAATGTCGAAATCGAAAGGGAATGTCGTCTACCCTGAAATGCTTGTCGAGCGTTACGGCTTGGACGCTACACGCTATTTCCTCCTTCGGGAATTGCCGTTCGGACAAGACGGGACATTCTCCCCTGAATCATTCGTGGAGCGGACGAATTACGACTTGGCCAATGACCTAGGCAACTTGTTGAATCGGACAGTATCCATGATCAATAAATATTTCGCCGGCGTCATACCGACTGAAGGGCTTGAGCCGACGGAATTCGACAGTGTTCTGCGTGACTTCACGGCAAACGCGATTGAAAAATATGAAGCTTCAATGGAGAAGATGCAATTTAGCGTCGTCCTTTCGGAGCTATGGACCATTATTTCCCGTACGAATAAATATATTGATGAAACATCTCCTTGGGTTCTTGCGAAAGATGAATCGGACAAAGGGAAATTGGCGTCCGTCATGGCTCACCTTGCCGCATCGCTCCGCCAAATTGCAGTTCTCTTACAGCCGTTCATGACGAAGGCGCCGATTCAAATCATCGAACAGCTCGGGTTGGATAAAACGATGCTTGCATGGGACACATTAGGTAATTTTGAGGCAATTCCTGAAGGGACGAAAGTTGTGGAGAAGGGGATTCCGATTTTCCCTCGTCTAGATCCGGAAGTAGAAATCGTCTATATCCGTGATCAGATGGCAATTACAGCGCCGCAGGAAAAGCAGGAGGAAGAGCCTGTCAAAGCCGAAGAGGAAACAGAAGAGATCACGATCGATGATTTCATGAAAGTCGATTTGCGTGTTGCAACCGTGACAGCATATGAAAAGATGCCGAAAGCGGACAAGCTATTGAAGCTACAAGTCGATTTGGGGTACGAACAGCGGCAAGTCGTCTCGGGCATCGCCGAGCATTATGAACCGGAAGCTCTGATTGGCGAGAAAGTAATTGTTGTCGCAAATTTAAAACCCGTAAAATTACGTGGCGAATTGTCACAAGGGATGATATTAGCTGGAAAATCCAATGGAGTTCTCAAGTTGGCGACAGTAGATCCGACATTGGAAAACGGTGCGCAAGTGAAGTAA
- a CDS encoding TatD family hydrolase has translation MYIDTHVHLNADQYEEDVKEVIQRAIDAGVEKMVVVGFDRVTIEKAMELAEQYPFIYAVVGWHPVDAIDCTDKDLEWIESLAAHPKVVGIGETGLDYYWDKSPKDVQQELFRKQIRLAQKVDLPVIIHNRDATGDVVRILKEEEAHITGGIMHCYGGSVETAKECIDMNFLISLGGPVTFKNAKMPKQVATDIPLDHLLIETDAPYLAPHPHRGKRNEPALVTLVAEEIASLKDIPVEEVAKRTTENALRIFRISK, from the coding sequence ATGTATATCGATACTCATGTTCATTTAAATGCAGACCAATACGAAGAAGACGTTAAAGAAGTCATACAACGCGCAATTGACGCGGGGGTCGAAAAAATGGTCGTTGTCGGCTTTGATCGTGTAACGATCGAGAAGGCAATGGAGTTGGCAGAGCAATATCCGTTCATTTACGCTGTCGTCGGCTGGCATCCTGTAGATGCTATCGATTGCACCGACAAAGATCTGGAATGGATCGAATCGTTAGCGGCACATCCGAAAGTCGTCGGCATCGGGGAAACCGGTTTGGATTATTATTGGGACAAATCACCGAAGGACGTTCAGCAAGAATTGTTCCGGAAGCAGATCCGGCTTGCGCAAAAAGTCGACCTTCCCGTCATCATCCACAATCGCGACGCAACCGGGGATGTCGTCAGGATATTGAAGGAAGAGGAGGCCCACATTACGGGTGGCATTATGCACTGCTACGGCGGCAGCGTCGAGACTGCGAAAGAGTGCATTGATATGAATTTCCTCATATCCCTTGGCGGCCCTGTCACCTTCAAAAATGCAAAAATGCCGAAGCAAGTCGCAACAGACATTCCTTTGGATCATTTATTGATTGAAACGGATGCTCCTTACCTTGCTCCCCACCCTCATCGCGGAAAACGGAATGAGCCGGCGCTCGTCACGCTCGTGGCGGAGGAAATTGCCAGTCTAAAGGACATTCCAGTTGAAGAGGTGGCAAAGAGAACGACCGAAAATGCTTTAAGGATATTCCGTATTTCGAAATAA
- a CDS encoding G5 and 3D domain-containing protein, which translates to MTKNTMKNLFSMSLRSKRIAIFSIAFALFVSIISLVLYEGSKKSVTLHVNDEQIEIKTSAHTVGQLLSSEDFEVAEHDLVTPSVNTTIEEGLSIRWEQAKQVEIQTGKETEKVWTTDRKVGDILAKADIKLSEHDKVTPNPDESLGEDLRINVQKAFQLTLIDGGNEKQMWSTSTTVADFLKKENIQLNEHDKLNRKADGFVKPGSIVEVIRVEKVTDVVEEPTNFAVVTKSDAKLLKGREKVVQEGKKGSVERKFEIVKENGKEVSRTLLNERVIQEPQKKIVAVGSKVVMASAVKKKSNVAVSRGSSAAPSGGKEFYVTATAYTAHCNGCTGKTATGIDLRANPNLKVIAVDPSVIPLGSKVWVEGYGYAVAGDTGGAIKGKKIDLHVPTKAAAYNFGRRTVKIKVID; encoded by the coding sequence ATGACAAAAAATACCATGAAAAATCTGTTCTCGATGTCATTGAGGAGTAAACGAATAGCAATTTTTTCTATAGCATTTGCGTTATTCGTTTCAATCATTTCACTTGTTCTTTACGAAGGATCTAAGAAATCGGTCACACTACATGTGAACGATGAGCAAATTGAAATAAAAACATCTGCACATACAGTTGGGCAACTTCTATCCAGCGAGGATTTCGAAGTTGCCGAACACGATTTAGTAACACCCTCAGTGAATACCACGATCGAGGAAGGATTATCGATCAGGTGGGAACAGGCAAAGCAAGTAGAGATTCAAACAGGCAAGGAAACTGAAAAGGTTTGGACGACTGATCGGAAAGTCGGCGATATTTTAGCCAAGGCCGACATCAAGCTTTCGGAGCATGATAAGGTCACGCCAAATCCAGATGAAAGTCTCGGAGAAGATCTGCGCATCAATGTTCAAAAAGCGTTCCAATTGACGCTTATCGATGGCGGGAATGAGAAACAAATGTGGTCCACTTCGACTACGGTCGCTGACTTTTTAAAGAAAGAGAACATTCAATTGAATGAACATGACAAGCTGAACCGGAAGGCTGACGGATTCGTGAAGCCAGGTTCCATAGTTGAAGTCATACGAGTGGAAAAGGTCACCGATGTAGTGGAAGAACCAACAAATTTTGCGGTTGTAACGAAGAGCGATGCCAAATTGCTAAAAGGACGGGAAAAGGTTGTCCAAGAAGGCAAAAAGGGATCTGTTGAACGCAAGTTTGAAATTGTCAAAGAGAATGGCAAGGAAGTATCTCGTACGTTATTGAATGAAAGAGTCATTCAGGAACCGCAAAAGAAAATTGTTGCGGTCGGTTCCAAAGTGGTAATGGCAAGCGCCGTCAAGAAAAAATCCAATGTCGCAGTATCTCGCGGCAGCTCGGCAGCACCTTCCGGCGGGAAGGAATTTTACGTAACCGCTACTGCCTATACAGCGCACTGTAACGGCTGCACAGGGAAAACAGCAACAGGCATAGACTTGAGGGCCAATCCGAATCTGAAAGTCATTGCCGTAGATCCTAGTGTCATCCCGCTCGGCTCCAAAGTTTGGGTTGAAGGATACGGATACGCAGTCGCAGGAGATACCGGCGGAGCGATAAAAGGGAAGAAGATCGACCTTCATGTACCGACAAAGGCGGCAGCGTACAATTTCGGTCGCCGCACAGTGAAAATCAAAGTGATCGACTAA
- the rnmV gene encoding ribonuclease M5, giving the protein MKIKEIIVVEGKSDTVAIKRATGADTIETNGSAIDEKTLDRIRLAQETRGVIVFTDPDFPGRRIRSIIEERIPGVKHAFLHKSKTIAKNGQGLGIEHAKDEDIQKALEAVYSVDVQPVEEIPLRLLLDERLIGHPDAKKRRDRLSELLQIGQVNGKGLKKRLEMFRIGQHQLMEALKVLHEEDGHE; this is encoded by the coding sequence GTGAAAATAAAAGAAATAATTGTCGTAGAGGGAAAATCCGATACAGTCGCAATCAAAAGGGCGACAGGGGCTGATACGATCGAGACAAACGGATCGGCGATTGACGAAAAGACATTGGACCGGATTCGACTCGCCCAAGAAACGCGAGGGGTCATCGTATTCACCGATCCCGATTTTCCAGGCAGAAGGATTCGTTCCATTATCGAAGAGCGGATTCCGGGAGTAAAGCACGCATTTCTGCATAAATCGAAAACAATCGCGAAAAACGGGCAAGGACTTGGCATCGAGCATGCGAAAGATGAAGATATCCAAAAAGCGTTGGAAGCGGTCTATTCCGTCGATGTCCAACCCGTTGAGGAAATCCCTTTGCGGTTGCTGTTGGATGAAAGGCTTATTGGCCATCCCGACGCGAAAAAACGGCGTGACCGGCTCAGCGAACTACTGCAAATCGGACAAGTGAACGGCAAAGGATTGAAAAAGAGACTTGAAATGTTCCGGATTGGGCAACATCAATTAATGGAGGCATTGAAAGTCCTGCACGAGGAGGATGGCCATGAATAG
- the rsmA gene encoding 16S rRNA (adenine(1518)-N(6)/adenine(1519)-N(6))-dimethyltransferase RsmA: MNRDIATPIRTKEILEKHGFSFKKSLGQNFLIDPNILRNIVSHAGLTDKTGVIEIGPGIGALTEHLARSSAKVVAFEIDGRLLPVLEDTLSPYDNVTIINQDVLEADLNKVVEEQFSGFDDIVVVANLPYYVTTPIIMKFLLGKVPIRGMVIMMQKEVADRITASPSTKAYGSLSIAVQYYMDAEVSMIVPRTVFIPQPNVESAVLKLTKKAEPPVEVIDEDFLFEVARGSFVQRRKTLLNNLQSSLPDGKAKKEQILEAFERIGMDSGRRGETLSIEEFGKLSNALYSDFKKS; this comes from the coding sequence ATGAATAGGGATATCGCAACACCTATTAGAACAAAGGAAATTTTGGAGAAGCACGGGTTTTCATTCAAAAAGAGCCTAGGGCAAAACTTTTTGATCGACCCAAATATTTTACGTAACATCGTTTCGCATGCCGGGTTGACGGACAAGACGGGCGTCATCGAAATCGGTCCAGGAATCGGGGCGTTGACGGAGCATCTAGCACGGTCGTCGGCCAAGGTCGTCGCATTTGAAATTGATGGGCGCCTGCTGCCCGTGTTGGAAGATACGTTATCACCGTATGACAATGTCACGATCATCAATCAGGACGTGCTTGAGGCAGATTTGAATAAAGTTGTCGAGGAACAGTTCAGTGGATTTGATGACATTGTCGTCGTTGCCAACCTCCCTTATTACGTTACGACGCCGATCATCATGAAATTCCTGCTTGGTAAAGTTCCGATCCGGGGCATGGTGATCATGATGCAAAAGGAAGTGGCAGATCGCATCACAGCATCCCCAAGTACGAAAGCGTACGGATCTCTATCGATTGCGGTGCAATATTACATGGATGCCGAAGTTTCGATGATTGTGCCGAGGACGGTGTTCATCCCGCAGCCGAATGTCGAATCAGCGGTGTTGAAGCTGACAAAAAAAGCAGAGCCGCCAGTAGAAGTGATAGATGAAGACTTCCTATTCGAAGTGGCAAGGGGTTCGTTCGTCCAAAGGAGAAAAACGTTGCTCAACAATCTGCAATCTTCCTTGCCTGACGGAAAGGCGAAGAAAGAACAGATTCTCGAGGCATTCGAGCGGATCGGCATGGATTCCGGCAGGAGAGGCGAAACATTATCCATCGAGGAATTTGGGAAATTGTCGAACGCTTTGTATTCCGATTTCAAAAAGTCATGA
- the veg gene encoding biofilm formation stimulator Veg: MPKTLADIKKSLDAHLGKRLHLKANGGRKKTIERAGILRETYRAVFVVELDQDENAFERVSYSYADILTEAVEITVLDDGDETALIVK; encoded by the coding sequence GTGCCAAAAACATTAGCGGACATTAAGAAGTCATTGGATGCTCACTTGGGGAAACGTTTGCACTTAAAAGCAAACGGAGGCCGTAAGAAAACGATTGAACGTGCCGGAATCCTTCGTGAGACGTATCGGGCAGTTTTTGTTGTTGAACTGGACCAGGATGAAAATGCTTTTGAAAGGGTGTCTTACAGCTACGCGGATATTTTGACTGAAGCAGTCGAAATAACAGTTCTGGATGACGGAGACGAAACTGCGCTCATCGTCAAATAG
- a CDS encoding small, acid-soluble spore protein, alpha/beta type, with product MARRRSIMSEHLKEEIAKELGFYDVVQREGWGGIKSRDAGNMVKHAIQMAERGMAEKRNDS from the coding sequence ATGGCGAGAAGACGGAGTATAATGTCTGAGCACTTGAAGGAAGAAATTGCGAAAGAGCTTGGCTTTTACGATGTTGTTCAGCGGGAAGGTTGGGGAGGCATCAAATCGCGTGACGCCGGTAATATGGTGAAGCATGCCATTCAAATGGCTGAGCGTGGAATGGCGGAAAAACGGAACGACAGCTAA
- the ispE gene encoding 4-(cytidine 5'-diphospho)-2-C-methyl-D-erythritol kinase yields MLYEKAPAKINLTLDVLHKRPDGFHEVEMIMTTVDLADRVWLRPSNDGQIHIKVSERFVPNDRKNLAYQAADLLKRKYGIRDGVEIMLDKKIPVAAGLAGGSSDAAATLRGLNRLWNLQLSADELADIGSKIGSDVSFCVHGGTALAKGRGEQIQHLPAPPNCWVILAKPSISVSTADIYRNLDVNSIEHPDTAGMLEALHSGDYDKMCASLGNVLEPVTMKMHPQVVVLKEKMNQFGADAVLMSGSGPTVFGFVRQEARVSRIYNGLKGFCKEVHAVRMTGERFLLD; encoded by the coding sequence ATGTTATATGAGAAAGCGCCTGCAAAAATCAACCTGACACTTGATGTCCTACATAAACGCCCTGACGGTTTTCATGAAGTGGAAATGATCATGACGACAGTCGATTTGGCTGACCGTGTCTGGCTTCGCCCATCGAATGACGGGCAAATTCACATAAAAGTGTCTGAACGGTTCGTGCCGAATGACCGAAAAAATTTGGCTTATCAAGCAGCGGACCTGCTTAAGCGGAAATACGGCATCCGTGACGGGGTCGAAATTATGCTCGACAAAAAAATTCCTGTTGCTGCAGGACTTGCGGGCGGCAGTTCCGATGCCGCGGCTACATTGCGCGGGTTAAATCGGCTTTGGAATCTGCAGCTGAGCGCGGACGAATTGGCCGATATCGGCTCAAAGATCGGATCGGATGTCTCATTCTGCGTGCATGGAGGCACTGCTCTTGCAAAAGGACGAGGCGAGCAGATACAGCATTTGCCGGCACCGCCTAACTGTTGGGTCATTCTCGCAAAACCTTCAATCTCCGTCTCTACGGCAGATATCTACCGGAATCTCGATGTCAACTCCATCGAGCATCCTGACACAGCAGGCATGCTTGAAGCGTTGCACTCAGGGGATTACGACAAAATGTGCGCGTCCTTGGGCAATGTCCTAGAGCCGGTGACGATGAAAATGCATCCACAAGTCGTCGTCTTAAAGGAGAAAATGAACCAGTTCGGTGCCGATGCAGTATTGATGAGCGGAAGTGGACCGACCGTTTTCGGCTTCGTCAGGCAGGAAGCGAGAGTCTCGAGGATCTACAATGGATTAAAGGGCTTTTGCAAAGAAGTTCATGCTGTCAGAATGACGGGAGAACGTTTTCTGCTTGATTAA
- the purR gene encoding pur operon repressor has protein sequence MKWKRSGRLVDMTRHLLENPHTLIPLTFFSERYHAAKSSISEDLAIIKETFEENGTGKLMTVSGAAGGVKYIPQVSETEVREVMAHIKESLGRSDRLLPGGYLYMTDFLGDPKVMDRIGKVFASAFGDTEIDVIMTVATKGISIAHAIARHLNVPVVIVRRDSKVTEGSTVSINYVSGSTRRIQTMVLSKRSMKSGKRVLITDDFMKAGGTMAGMKNLLEEFDCELAGIAVLVEAEHTEEVLVEDYLSLVKLRAVNEKDRTIELEEGNYFMKGGKTK, from the coding sequence ATGAAGTGGAAAAGGAGCGGAAGACTCGTCGATATGACGCGTCACCTATTGGAAAATCCTCATACACTCATACCGCTCACTTTCTTTTCCGAGCGCTATCATGCGGCGAAGTCATCCATTAGCGAAGACTTGGCAATTATTAAGGAGACGTTCGAAGAGAATGGGACAGGTAAGCTGATGACTGTTTCGGGTGCTGCCGGCGGTGTGAAATATATTCCGCAAGTCTCCGAAACGGAAGTCCGTGAAGTGATGGCCCACATTAAAGAAAGTCTTGGGCGGTCGGACCGTCTACTGCCGGGCGGTTATTTATATATGACAGACTTCTTAGGCGATCCAAAAGTTATGGACCGCATCGGAAAAGTGTTTGCATCTGCCTTCGGCGACACGGAGATTGACGTAATCATGACAGTCGCTACAAAAGGCATTTCAATTGCCCATGCGATTGCACGCCACTTGAATGTCCCTGTCGTCATCGTCCGGAGGGATAGCAAGGTGACGGAAGGATCGACCGTCAGCATCAATTACGTGTCTGGTTCCACTCGTCGTATCCAGACGATGGTATTGTCGAAAAGAAGTATGAAGAGCGGTAAACGAGTATTGATCACCGATGACTTCATGAAAGCGGGCGGGACGATGGCAGGCATGAAGAATCTACTAGAGGAATTCGACTGCGAGCTTGCGGGAATCGCTGTCCTAGTAGAGGCGGAACATACCGAGGAAGTACTCGTAGAAGATTATCTATCTCTGGTCAAGCTCCGCGCAGTGAATGAGAAGGACCGCACAATCGAACTGGAAGAAGGAAATTATTTCATGAAGGGTGGAAAAACGAAATGA
- a CDS encoding RidA family protein, which produces MNYVATENAPKAIGPYAQAVKVNGLIYTSGQLPMTPDGLLVEGTIEEQTNQVFANLKAVLEEAGSSLDQVVKATVFIKDMNQFAALNDVYAQHFGSHTPARSTVEVARLPKDASVEIEVIALAGE; this is translated from the coding sequence ATGAACTATGTAGCTACAGAAAACGCGCCGAAAGCAATCGGACCATACGCACAAGCAGTGAAAGTGAATGGATTAATATACACATCCGGACAACTTCCGATGACACCGGACGGACTACTCGTCGAAGGAACAATCGAAGAGCAGACGAACCAAGTTTTCGCTAACTTGAAGGCCGTATTGGAAGAGGCAGGCTCTTCCCTTGACCAAGTCGTCAAGGCGACAGTGTTCATCAAGGACATGAACCAATTTGCAGCTTTAAACGACGTATATGCACAACATTTCGGATCACATACTCCTGCCCGTTCGACAGTGGAAGTGGCAAGGCTACCGAAAGACGCTTCAGTTGAAATCGAAGTCATCGCTCTTGCAGGCGAATAA